In Verrucomicrobiia bacterium, the genomic window CTTCGGCCTAATATGTTTCCCTTAAGTTCTGTGCTTTCCGGATGCCGCCGACTGTTAGCCGAGGGAGGTGACTGATGTGGAATGTCGATGAACTGATTTCAGGTGTGGACAGGCTTGTCCGCGTTGTATCTGGCGTGGCATCCGCGTCGCGCCCGAACCCGGCGGTGAAAATTCCGGACGTTCAGCTGGACGATGCCGAGCGCCGCCGTAGCGCGGGGCTGATGCGTGTTAACCATGTAGGGGAGGTGTGCGCACAGGCTCTCTATGACGCGCAGGGGGCCTTTGCCAAGAATGACGAGTTGCGACGCCAGTTTCGCCAGGCGGGCCGTGAAGAGGAAGATCACCTGGCATGGACTGCGCAGCGCCTGCAGGAGTTGGGATCGCGCGTCAGTCTGCTCAATCCCTTCTGGTATGCCGGCGCTTATGCGCTGGGGGCGGTGGCGGCACGGATTGGCGACGCGCACAGCCTGGGTTTCGTTGTCGAAACCGAGCGGCAGGTCGAAGCGCATCTTGCCAGCCACTTGACGCTTCTGCCGGCATCCGACGAAAAGTCGCGGGCCATCGTGGAGCAAATGCGGGTCGACGAGATCGAGCACGGCGCTGCCGCGCAGTCGATGGGCGCGGCGGCCACTCCCGCGCCAGTGCAGGCCGCCATGCGTGCCATGGCTAAGGTCATGACGACCACTGCCTACTATATATAGGCAGGCGCCGCCTTCCCACGCTCCCTGTTATGCCGCCCCGGCGGGGGCGTCCGCCAAGTCATCCACGATTTCGAACGAGTGCGTGAGCTGCGCCGTTTTTTCGAGCATGATCGACGCCGAGCAGTACTTTTCGTGGG contains:
- the coq7 gene encoding 2-polyprenyl-3-methyl-6-methoxy-1,4-benzoquinone monooxygenase, which produces MWNVDELISGVDRLVRVVSGVASASRPNPAVKIPDVQLDDAERRRSAGLMRVNHVGEVCAQALYDAQGAFAKNDELRRQFRQAGREEEDHLAWTAQRLQELGSRVSLLNPFWYAGAYALGAVAARIGDAHSLGFVVETERQVEAHLASHLTLLPASDEKSRAIVEQMRVDEIEHGAAAQSMGAAATPAPVQAAMRAMAKVMTTTAYYI